In Candidatus Nitronauta litoralis, one DNA window encodes the following:
- a CDS encoding spore maturation protein has translation MLNFIWAGFFIIAFISALFQLIIWGDTQVFVRLMDSVFSMSRLAFEISLGLIGVMAFWLGIMKVGEKSGFLDAIVRFLRPLLKRLFPGVPADHPAMGSMLLNLSSNALGLDNAATPLGLKAMQDLQSLNPDPERATNAQILFLVLNTSSVTLFPVTVFAFRAQQGAENPTDVFIPILFATFASTLTGLLFVGWNQGLKLFDRVVLSYLGGFFLFMAALLLYFVNLNQEAMQSQSAFLSNFLLFSIITGFISGALVKKVNVFEVFIEGAKKGFDVAITIIPYLVAMLVGIGVFRACGVLDGLLDLMRIFVSVMGGDTRFVDALPTAVMKPFSGSGARSLMVETMQAHGADSFAGKLVGIVQGSTETTFYVAALYFGAVKIKNTRNAIPFGLAADFAGIVAAIVLGYLFFG, from the coding sequence TTGCTGAATTTTATATGGGCGGGGTTTTTTATAATTGCCTTTATCTCCGCACTTTTCCAACTGATTATTTGGGGTGATACCCAGGTTTTCGTTCGCCTGATGGATTCTGTTTTTTCCATGTCGCGCCTGGCTTTTGAAATTTCTCTCGGGCTCATCGGGGTCATGGCATTCTGGCTTGGCATCATGAAGGTAGGGGAAAAAAGCGGATTTCTGGATGCTATCGTGCGTTTTCTTCGGCCTTTGTTGAAAAGGCTTTTTCCGGGAGTTCCTGCAGACCATCCCGCTATGGGATCAATGTTATTAAATCTATCCTCCAATGCCCTTGGGTTGGACAATGCGGCCACACCGCTTGGACTCAAAGCGATGCAGGACCTGCAGTCCTTGAATCCAGACCCGGAAAGAGCAACAAACGCCCAGATTCTTTTCCTTGTACTCAACACTTCTTCGGTAACTCTTTTCCCGGTCACTGTGTTTGCTTTTCGCGCTCAACAGGGAGCCGAAAACCCTACAGATGTATTCATACCTATTTTGTTTGCCACCTTTGCCTCAACCCTTACTGGCCTGCTTTTTGTGGGGTGGAACCAGGGGCTGAAGTTGTTTGATCGTGTGGTGTTGAGCTATCTGGGTGGGTTTTTCCTTTTTATGGCAGCGCTCCTCCTTTACTTCGTAAACTTGAACCAGGAGGCAATGCAGTCACAATCAGCTTTTCTGAGCAATTTTCTTCTTTTCAGCATAATTACCGGGTTCATCAGTGGAGCACTTGTTAAGAAAGTTAACGTGTTTGAGGTTTTTATAGAAGGAGCCAAAAAAGGGTTTGATGTAGCCATCACCATCATTCCCTATCTTGTGGCCATGCTGGTGGGAATCGGCGTTTTCCGGGCGTGTGGAGTGCTCGATGGCTTGCTCGATTTGATGCGGATATTTGTGTCTGTCATGGGTGGAGATACTCGGTTTGTGGATGCACTTCCGACCGCAGTGATGAAACCATTCAGTGGTAGTGGGGCACGTAGTCTGATGGTCGAAACCATGCAAGCCCATGGTGCAGATTCCTTTGCTGGAAAACTGGTAGGGATTGTTCAGGGGAGCACAGAGACTACATTTTATGTGGCTGCTTTATATTTCGGTGCAGTCAAAATTAAGAACACGAGGAATGCGATTCCTTTTGGCCTGGCCGCTGATTTCGCCGGGATCGTGGCTGCTATAGTTTTAGGGTATCTGTTTTTTGGCTAA
- a CDS encoding DJ-1/PfpI family protein, which produces MPSTVLLVMPRNQFSEEELFPLRDGFQEAGCRVFTLSRTGKEATGINKTKFTPDGMLADWNKQEGVGMKYDAVIVTGGKGALKSLWTDDILPQILTDHARAGKTVAGIGFGVGSLAQANILTGEASGPNTPEFIQLLDDAMIARSDETITETGNILSAQGAGAAEELLTLIFSKLKI; this is translated from the coding sequence ATGCCTTCAACCGTTTTACTAGTAATGCCTCGTAATCAGTTTTCGGAAGAAGAACTGTTTCCATTGCGCGATGGTTTCCAGGAAGCCGGATGCCGGGTTTTTACCTTGTCGCGAACCGGGAAAGAAGCCACAGGGATTAACAAAACCAAATTTACGCCGGATGGTATGCTGGCGGACTGGAACAAGCAGGAAGGCGTAGGAATGAAATATGATGCAGTCATCGTTACTGGCGGTAAGGGAGCACTTAAGTCGCTTTGGACGGATGATATTTTGCCTCAGATTTTGACGGACCATGCCCGGGCAGGGAAAACAGTTGCGGGAATTGGCTTCGGTGTTGGTTCGCTTGCTCAAGCCAATATCCTGACCGGAGAAGCATCGGGCCCCAACACACCTGAATTCATCCAATTACTTGATGATGCCATGATCGCCCGATCAGATGAGACCATAACGGAGACAGGAAATATCTTGAGCGCTCAAGGGGCGGGAGCTGCTGAGGAACTGCTCACCTTGATTTTTTCGAAGCTGAAAATCTAG
- the glpE gene encoding thiosulfate sulfurtransferase GlpE yields the protein MPGISQVDIHQVKQWLDDKSTTILDIRDPMTYAMGHIPTAQHIDNETVKQAMESLDKDGNVVICCYHGNSSQGAAGFFMENGFTDVHSMMGGFEEWKQTYPAETGNPSEDE from the coding sequence ATGCCAGGAATCAGTCAGGTCGATATTCATCAGGTCAAACAATGGCTCGACGATAAATCCACCACCATTCTGGACATACGCGATCCCATGACCTACGCCATGGGCCACATCCCCACTGCCCAGCATATAGATAATGAAACTGTGAAGCAGGCTATGGAATCCCTGGATAAGGACGGCAACGTGGTGATTTGTTGTTATCACGGGAACTCAAGTCAGGGAGCGGCTGGTTTTTTCATGGAAAACGGTTTCACCGATGTCCACAGCATGATGGGTGGATTCGAAGAATGGAAACAAACTTATCCCGCTGAAACGGGCAATCCATCTGAGGATGAATGA
- a CDS encoding pentapeptide repeat-containing protein — protein sequence MPSQDQVDNLKKGVEGWNQWREANPDSEVDLSEGDLRGANLKGANLSGANMSGAKFQFSNLSGAQMEKANLARAKFQEVNLQNAQLQGAVVTHCNFMEANVQGASFEGADLSGSQFNDDVFFMKTNLKGANLTDASGLHPNNIQGAILDKETILPDYLKDDLDDEDFLNSFL from the coding sequence ATGCCAAGTCAGGATCAGGTGGATAATTTAAAGAAAGGGGTAGAAGGCTGGAACCAGTGGCGTGAGGCCAATCCAGATAGTGAGGTGGATCTTTCTGAAGGTGATTTGCGTGGGGCTAACCTGAAAGGCGCTAATTTAAGTGGAGCCAATATGTCTGGGGCAAAATTTCAGTTTTCAAATTTATCCGGAGCCCAGATGGAGAAGGCCAATCTCGCCCGTGCCAAGTTTCAGGAAGTCAACCTACAGAATGCCCAGTTGCAGGGGGCTGTGGTAACCCATTGCAATTTTATGGAAGCCAACGTGCAGGGGGCAAGTTTTGAAGGGGCAGATTTATCAGGGTCCCAGTTTAACGATGATGTGTTTTTTATGAAAACAAATCTGAAGGGCGCGAACCTGACAGACGCCTCAGGTTTGCATCCAAATAATATTCAGGGTGCTATCCTGGATAAGGAAACCATTCTTCCTGATTACCTGAAGGACGATCTTGACGATGAGGATTTTCTCAATTCGTTTTTATAA
- a CDS encoding lipocalin family protein yields MRIFSIRFYKRIIQVGLVIFMAACAHAPDTSKPPLVVVPYVDYKQYVGTWYEIARFTHFFEEGCVAATATYRLMRDGKHIEVINRCHEGTVDGPLKEAQAKAWVEDPPIQAKLKVQFFWPFVGDYWIIDLAPDYRYAVVSAPDRDYLWILSRTPQMNPTDYDTVIANLKTQRFDLTRLEHPPQIR; encoded by the coding sequence ATGAGGATTTTCTCAATTCGTTTTTATAAGAGAATCATCCAGGTAGGGCTCGTCATTTTTATGGCAGCTTGCGCCCATGCGCCGGATACGTCCAAGCCTCCCCTGGTTGTGGTGCCTTACGTGGACTATAAACAGTATGTGGGTACCTGGTACGAGATAGCTCGTTTCACTCATTTTTTCGAAGAGGGTTGTGTCGCAGCAACGGCGACTTATCGGTTAATGCGCGATGGGAAACATATAGAAGTCATTAATCGCTGTCATGAGGGAACTGTCGATGGTCCTTTGAAGGAAGCCCAGGCAAAAGCGTGGGTGGAAGACCCGCCGATTCAGGCTAAGTTGAAAGTTCAGTTCTTCTGGCCCTTTGTAGGTGATTACTGGATTATTGATCTGGCACCTGACTACCGGTATGCTGTTGTGAGCGCCCCGGACCGGGATTATCTCTGGATTTTAAGTCGTACTCCTCAAATGAATCCTACCGATTACGATACAGTGATTGCGAATCTCAAGACTCAGAGGTTCGACCTGACCCGACTGGAACACCCGCCCCAAATTAGATAG
- a CDS encoding carboxypeptidase regulatory-like domain-containing protein, with translation MRKQITLACLTIFLATTSANAEMSQNVFFQSLNTPKTYGEIQGRVQNCTKQNVLENVLLHVPGKSIATRISADGTFHLHWVPTGTYKLDLEIEDRQIGEVQNIPVKEGNVTHLDSIKVCVTEKEKKGILANTSTVKKASKIRCPKGGFTCSSSWHNIKARKSEARESEKNAREQKRPPVYTVSEGLKLIQVQ, from the coding sequence ATGCGAAAACAAATTACCCTGGCTTGTTTAACTATATTTCTCGCAACGACATCTGCAAATGCCGAAATGAGCCAGAATGTATTCTTTCAATCTCTGAATACACCAAAAACCTATGGCGAAATTCAGGGTCGTGTTCAAAATTGTACGAAACAGAATGTACTCGAAAATGTCCTTCTCCATGTTCCGGGTAAATCCATTGCCACCCGCATCAGTGCCGATGGCACTTTCCACCTGCACTGGGTGCCGACGGGTACCTATAAACTGGATCTGGAAATTGAAGACCGGCAAATCGGAGAAGTTCAAAACATTCCCGTCAAAGAGGGGAATGTCACTCATTTGGACTCCATCAAAGTTTGTGTAACAGAAAAAGAAAAAAAGGGCATCCTGGCCAATACGTCAACGGTCAAAAAAGCTTCCAAAATACGTTGCCCGAAAGGTGGTTTCACCTGTTCTTCAAGCTGGCACAATATCAAGGCCAGAAAGTCCGAGGCCCGGGAATCTGAAAAAAATGCGCGGGAACAGAAAAGGCCTCCGGTCTACACCGTCAGCGAGGGACTTAAATTAATTCAGGTTCAATAA
- a CDS encoding response regulator transcription factor has product MKNSSDKISVMIADDHGIVRQGIEKVLSKASDIELISQAESGDEVLKKLKEVSPDVLVMDIEMPGKNAWDILSDLKHSHPRVKIIILSIFPEEKYGPRFIKGGASGYVSKSAAPTDLLKAIRKVSLGGKYVSPELADILISGIGSSKPPDDLHESLSDREFQVFIMISSGKKLKEIAEELNVGITTVSTHRARILQKMNMKSTAELIQYAMRQGLVEGPPL; this is encoded by the coding sequence ATGAAAAATTCCAGCGACAAAATATCTGTAATGATTGCAGACGACCACGGGATTGTCCGCCAGGGGATTGAAAAGGTACTTTCAAAAGCCAGTGATATTGAACTAATATCTCAGGCAGAATCTGGAGACGAGGTATTAAAAAAACTCAAAGAGGTTTCCCCGGATGTGCTGGTAATGGACATCGAAATGCCCGGAAAAAATGCCTGGGATATTTTATCGGACTTGAAACATTCCCACCCGCGGGTCAAAATCATTATCCTCAGTATATTTCCGGAAGAAAAATATGGACCTCGATTTATTAAAGGGGGAGCATCAGGCTATGTCAGCAAAAGCGCCGCACCGACAGACCTTCTGAAAGCCATCCGCAAAGTGAGTCTCGGGGGGAAATATGTAAGTCCTGAACTGGCCGATATCCTGATCTCCGGAATCGGCTCCTCCAAGCCCCCCGATGACCTTCATGAAAGCCTTAGTGATCGCGAGTTTCAAGTCTTTATTATGATTTCTTCTGGAAAAAAACTGAAGGAAATTGCCGAAGAACTTAATGTTGGGATCACAACCGTCAGCACCCATCGTGCAAGAATTTTACAGAAAATGAATATGAAAAGCACAGCCGAACTCATCCAGTATGCAATGCGGCAAGGGCTGGTTGAGGGCCCTCCCCTCTGA
- a CDS encoding cupin domain-containing protein encodes MKVLKVRDQVAFKAEKMSKVSLFDSERFFCDIYCLEPGQQQKVHAHEGSDKVYYVLEGKGKITVGSETRELGADEITMAPSGDEHGVVNDSGEKLVLLVFMAPKPQ; translated from the coding sequence ATGAAAGTATTGAAAGTACGTGATCAGGTGGCGTTTAAAGCCGAAAAGATGAGCAAGGTCAGCCTTTTCGATTCGGAGCGCTTCTTTTGTGATATATACTGTCTTGAACCGGGTCAACAACAGAAAGTTCATGCTCATGAGGGCTCGGATAAAGTTTATTATGTCCTTGAAGGTAAAGGCAAAATTACGGTTGGAAGTGAAACAAGGGAACTCGGGGCTGACGAGATCACCATGGCTCCATCCGGAGATGAACACGGCGTCGTGAATGACTCGGGCGAGAAACTTGTTTTGCTGGTGTTCATGGCACCCAAACCGCAATAA
- a CDS encoding radical SAM protein produces the protein MIYLVFPSSWHPSQPYLSLPALKGFLHQNGIEDVVQRDLAIELLDHLCSWEKTKPLFSRIQDEFEELRRKAYLTDFQREKIQKLAEAIEIIPSLAGQIDSAKVSLRGPEFYDVDRYMESLKIIDVWLDNILAAYFPSQLTVIGSQLRWSPYATQEILESFEHPEENFFYDLYQKHYVPEIIKEDIELFGISITSVEQVLPGLSLAHQIKKARPEVHITVGGSIFTKLVDVLEKGSPLFDFVDSFVVHEGETPLLKLVEAVRSDKDFSKVPNLVYKDGDTVKVNRPFYKEELNALPTPDFDGMPFDLYLTPERVLPVMGSRGCYWEKCAFCSIPFDHIDFHVRYAETVANDFKNLQEKYGCNYFFFTDEALPINFLKTFSQKLVDMELNVQWTGELKFEKSLLKENRMELLYRSGCRKLIFGMESYNQRVLDFMKKGCPVEVIDETVEQCMDIGIGIHLYMLIGFPTETREEVYDSVNFVLNNPKLLNSPGFSCITSQFDLEKGTPMAKSPDEYHVYNLKGPEGHDLALGYSYDINVGLTAEEATELYQEVLARLSQEVSTFPHNYSLADGLLYLGHHERENIEQRLAAF, from the coding sequence ATGATCTATCTGGTTTTCCCTTCATCCTGGCATCCCTCCCAACCCTATCTGAGTTTGCCTGCTCTCAAAGGGTTCCTGCACCAGAATGGTATAGAAGATGTTGTGCAGCGTGACCTTGCCATCGAGCTGCTCGACCATCTTTGTTCCTGGGAGAAAACCAAACCCCTGTTTTCCAGAATTCAGGATGAATTTGAAGAACTGAGGCGCAAGGCGTATCTCACCGATTTCCAGCGTGAGAAAATCCAGAAACTGGCAGAAGCCATCGAGATCATCCCGTCCCTTGCCGGTCAGATAGACTCTGCCAAGGTATCCCTGCGCGGACCCGAATTTTATGATGTTGACCGTTATATGGAGAGCCTCAAGATTATCGATGTCTGGCTCGACAATATTCTCGCAGCTTACTTCCCATCACAGCTAACAGTCATCGGCAGTCAATTACGCTGGTCTCCCTACGCGACTCAGGAAATTCTGGAATCCTTCGAGCATCCGGAAGAAAACTTTTTCTACGATCTGTATCAGAAACACTATGTGCCGGAGATCATCAAGGAGGACATCGAATTATTTGGCATTTCCATCACTTCGGTTGAACAGGTCCTGCCGGGTTTGAGTCTGGCACATCAGATCAAGAAAGCACGCCCGGAAGTTCATATCACGGTGGGTGGCAGTATTTTCACCAAACTGGTCGATGTTCTCGAAAAGGGATCGCCTCTTTTCGATTTTGTCGACAGCTTTGTGGTGCACGAAGGCGAGACGCCGTTACTCAAACTGGTCGAGGCGGTAAGGTCTGACAAGGATTTTTCCAAAGTCCCGAACCTTGTTTATAAAGATGGCGACACGGTCAAGGTTAACCGCCCATTTTATAAAGAAGAACTCAATGCGTTGCCGACACCTGATTTCGATGGGATGCCCTTTGATTTGTATCTGACTCCTGAGCGGGTTTTGCCGGTGATGGGCTCCCGTGGTTGTTATTGGGAGAAATGCGCTTTCTGCTCCATTCCGTTTGATCACATCGACTTCCACGTGCGTTACGCCGAAACCGTGGCCAATGATTTTAAAAATTTGCAGGAAAAATACGGCTGTAACTATTTCTTCTTCACCGATGAAGCCCTGCCCATCAATTTCCTGAAGACCTTTTCGCAGAAACTGGTCGACATGGAACTGAATGTCCAATGGACGGGGGAGTTGAAATTTGAAAAGAGCCTGCTTAAAGAAAACCGGATGGAGCTGTTATATCGTTCGGGGTGTCGCAAGCTGATCTTCGGTATGGAGTCCTACAACCAGCGAGTACTGGATTTCATGAAGAAGGGCTGTCCGGTGGAAGTAATCGACGAGACGGTCGAACAGTGCATGGATATTGGGATCGGCATCCACCTGTATATGCTGATCGGGTTCCCGACCGAAACCCGGGAAGAAGTTTATGATTCGGTCAATTTTGTATTGAACAACCCCAAACTGCTCAACTCTCCAGGCTTCTCCTGCATCACGTCCCAGTTTGATCTGGAGAAGGGCACTCCAATGGCAAAAAGCCCGGATGAATATCATGTGTACAATTTAAAAGGTCCTGAAGGTCACGACCTGGCACTGGGATATTCGTATGATATCAATGTTGGATTGACTGCAGAAGAGGCGACGGAGCTTTATCAGGAAGTCCTGGCTCGGCTCAGTCAGGAAGTCTCAACCTTCCCGCATAATTACTCGCTGGCCGATGGGCTGCTTTACCTCGGCCACCACGAGAGAGAAAATATTGAGCAACGTCTGGCTGCGTTTTAA
- a CDS encoding efflux RND transporter permease subunit — MNIIGNSLKYGVTVAVGVILILMFGIMALLRVPIQLTPEISQPEISIRTFWPGASPEEIEREIIDKQEEQLESLVGLVEMESDSQTGRGEVYLEFQVGTNLQEALVRTANALQQVSDYPEDVDEPTIKTTNVSDRPIAWFVLQPLPEYKDKINVYQYRDFAENFIQARFQRVPGVSDSDVYGGSPAELQVIFDPNALAERGITVSFLRDTLRKQNQNISGGDLDEGKRRYIVRTTGEFKSPEDVKNIILTQLNGKPVYVKDVAEVKATHEELRDYVRHNGLPGISINARREIGSNILQVMGHLKETARGLNEKLLHPMGLQLVQTADKTDYIVRAIDMVQTNLIFGGVLAVVILLVFLRSLYSTLVVAFAIPISVIGSFIIVTLMGRTINVIMLAGMAFAVGMVLDASIIVLENIHRHHKMGEKPHMAALLGAKEVWGAILASTLTTLAVFIPILFVQEEVGQLFQDIAVAISASVVLSMTVSILVIPPLSNKLLTLEDQSKSGSSFFKKAFGHLFGLRWLGKNFASGTVGFINVLSRNRAIQGLVILALTIPPALLAWWLLPKTEYLPEGDQNVIIGFMIPPQGYNVGEMTRIGDQMEQSYRAYWEAMPGSVEESKLDGPAVRNFLFIGSRGRLFTVVKAKDPERAGELIAILDREFDRVPGMLSFSRQLSLFSSALSGSRGIEINFSGPDLVKLTDIARDSFYKLREILPGSRTRPNPGIELGQPQIQVKPRIKQLTELNMSSNELGYSVAALTDGVYADEVFLDPEKVDLPYLPREGIDLVLINKLQNEQKTQDLEQTMIHTPGNRTVPLKQVADIIHTVSTEKIRHFERQRAITLEVSPPKDIPLEEAIDRVKKQIIQPMVDDGTLSGDYKVELSGNADKLEQTREAMKGNFLLAIFITYLLLATLFQHWGYPLIIMLSVPMAAVGGVFGLALLNVFVTQPLDVLTMLGFIILVGVVVNNAILIVYKTLSNIREEGMPHDKAVLDSVRTRIRPIFMSTLTSIFGLLPLVVMPGAGSEIYRGIGVVILSGLLFSTIFTLFLIPALLDMSFQFSSHKQKTDTPDEVAVS, encoded by the coding sequence ATGAACATAATTGGAAACTCACTCAAGTACGGTGTCACCGTTGCCGTCGGGGTAATCCTTATCCTGATGTTTGGGATCATGGCCCTGTTACGGGTTCCTATTCAGCTCACCCCGGAAATCAGCCAGCCGGAAATCAGTATCCGTACATTTTGGCCTGGTGCCAGCCCAGAAGAAATAGAACGGGAGATCATCGACAAACAGGAAGAACAACTGGAATCACTCGTCGGTCTGGTTGAAATGGAAAGCGACTCCCAGACCGGGCGCGGCGAGGTATATCTGGAATTTCAGGTTGGCACCAATCTACAGGAAGCCCTGGTAAGAACCGCCAACGCCCTGCAGCAGGTTTCGGACTATCCGGAAGATGTAGACGAACCTACCATCAAAACGACAAACGTCTCCGACCGGCCTATAGCCTGGTTTGTTTTGCAGCCTCTCCCGGAATACAAAGACAAAATCAACGTTTACCAGTATCGCGATTTCGCTGAAAATTTTATCCAGGCACGATTCCAACGTGTTCCCGGTGTTTCCGACAGTGATGTCTATGGCGGAAGCCCTGCCGAACTGCAGGTCATCTTTGACCCCAATGCCCTGGCAGAACGCGGTATCACGGTGTCATTTTTACGCGACACCCTGCGCAAACAAAACCAGAACATCAGCGGCGGAGATCTTGATGAAGGCAAGCGGCGTTATATTGTCCGCACCACAGGGGAATTCAAATCTCCGGAGGATGTAAAAAATATTATCCTCACTCAGCTCAACGGTAAGCCGGTTTATGTAAAAGACGTAGCAGAGGTCAAAGCCACTCATGAAGAACTGCGTGATTACGTCAGGCACAACGGACTCCCCGGTATATCCATAAATGCACGGCGGGAGATTGGTTCCAACATCCTGCAGGTGATGGGGCATTTGAAAGAAACCGCCCGAGGCCTGAATGAAAAGTTGTTGCATCCCATGGGACTCCAACTGGTCCAGACTGCCGACAAGACCGATTATATTGTACGAGCTATCGACATGGTGCAGACCAACCTGATTTTTGGTGGTGTATTGGCAGTGGTGATCCTGCTGGTGTTTTTACGTAGCCTCTACAGCACCCTGGTTGTTGCCTTCGCGATTCCGATCAGCGTCATCGGCTCGTTCATCATCGTCACGTTAATGGGACGTACCATCAACGTCATCATGCTGGCAGGTATGGCTTTTGCCGTTGGAATGGTACTGGATGCCTCCATCATTGTGCTGGAAAATATTCATCGTCACCACAAGATGGGAGAAAAACCACATATGGCGGCCCTACTGGGGGCAAAGGAAGTCTGGGGAGCCATCCTCGCCAGTACCCTGACCACCCTGGCAGTGTTCATCCCGATTCTTTTTGTACAGGAAGAGGTTGGGCAACTGTTTCAGGATATCGCAGTAGCCATCAGTGCTTCAGTGGTGTTGTCCATGACTGTCAGTATCCTCGTCATCCCTCCGCTCAGTAATAAACTGCTGACACTTGAGGACCAGAGCAAATCAGGCAGCTCTTTTTTTAAAAAAGCATTTGGCCATCTGTTCGGATTAAGATGGCTGGGTAAAAATTTTGCAAGTGGCACGGTTGGCTTTATCAATGTGCTTTCCCGCAATCGAGCCATTCAGGGACTGGTAATCCTGGCCCTGACGATACCCCCTGCCCTGCTGGCCTGGTGGCTGTTACCCAAAACAGAATACCTGCCTGAAGGAGATCAGAACGTCATCATCGGGTTCATGATTCCTCCACAAGGATACAATGTCGGGGAGATGACACGGATCGGCGACCAGATGGAACAGAGCTATCGAGCCTATTGGGAAGCAATGCCGGGTTCGGTTGAAGAATCAAAACTGGACGGACCTGCAGTTAGAAACTTTCTTTTTATCGGGAGTCGGGGTCGTCTGTTTACCGTTGTCAAAGCGAAAGATCCCGAACGTGCTGGAGAATTGATAGCCATTCTCGACAGGGAATTCGACAGGGTGCCGGGGATGCTTTCGTTCAGCAGACAGCTTTCTCTTTTTTCAAGTGCTCTCAGTGGTTCCCGTGGAATTGAGATAAACTTTTCCGGACCGGATCTTGTAAAATTGACGGACATTGCCCGGGATTCGTTTTATAAATTGCGTGAAATTTTACCTGGCTCCAGAACCCGCCCGAACCCTGGCATCGAACTGGGGCAGCCTCAAATTCAGGTCAAGCCCCGTATCAAGCAATTGACAGAACTCAATATGTCGTCAAATGAGCTAGGGTACTCTGTTGCTGCATTGACCGATGGGGTCTATGCAGACGAAGTTTTTCTTGATCCGGAAAAAGTGGATCTGCCCTACCTGCCGAGGGAGGGGATTGATCTTGTATTGATCAATAAACTCCAGAACGAGCAAAAGACCCAGGACCTGGAACAAACCATGATCCACACACCGGGGAACCGGACGGTCCCTTTGAAACAGGTGGCTGACATTATCCATACAGTAAGCACGGAAAAGATCCGTCACTTTGAAAGGCAGCGTGCCATAACATTGGAGGTTTCACCGCCAAAGGATATTCCTCTGGAGGAAGCCATTGACCGCGTAAAGAAACAAATTATCCAACCCATGGTCGACGATGGAACATTGAGTGGTGACTATAAAGTTGAGCTATCTGGTAACGCAGATAAACTGGAGCAGACACGCGAGGCAATGAAAGGCAATTTTCTGCTGGCAATTTTTATTACTTACCTTCTTCTGGCCACACTGTTTCAGCATTGGGGATACCCATTGATCATCATGCTTAGCGTACCCATGGCTGCCGTGGGCGGAGTTTTTGGTCTGGCTCTCCTCAATGTTTTTGTTACGCAACCCCTGGACGTTCTCACCATGCTGGGATTTATTATTCTGGTCGGCGTGGTGGTCAACAACGCGATTCTGATTGTGTATAAAACCCTGTCTAATATTCGTGAAGAAGGTATGCCGCATGATAAAGCGGTACTCGACTCCGTTCGCACCCGCATCAGGCCGATTTTTATGAGCACCCTGACCAGTATCTTCGGCCTTCTGCCCTTGGTGGTGATGCCAGGTGCTGGAAGCGAAATTTACCGGGGAATCGGGGTTGTGATACTTTCAGGATTGCTGTTCAGCACCATTTTTACCCTGTTCCTGATTCCGGCCCTGCTCGACATGAGTTTTCAATTTTCAAGTCATAAGCAAAAGACAGACACACCTGATGAGGTAGCCGTTTCATGA